From Cellulosimicrobium cellulans, the proteins below share one genomic window:
- a CDS encoding MaoC family dehydratase produces the protein MSTDVTRPVLADLSVGDVIGTRTVEVDRARLVRYAGASGDFNPIHWNDAFAAEVGLPGVIAHGMFTMGAAVALVEDWAGDPGAVVDYQTRFTRPVPVPNPGVATLEVTGTVGAVDADAGTVRVDLTVTFDGARVLGKTQAVVRV, from the coding sequence ATGAGCACCGACGTCACCCGCCCCGTCCTCGCGGACCTCTCCGTCGGCGACGTGATCGGCACACGCACGGTCGAGGTCGACCGCGCTCGCCTCGTCCGCTACGCCGGCGCGAGCGGCGACTTCAACCCGATCCACTGGAACGACGCCTTCGCGGCCGAGGTCGGCCTGCCGGGCGTCATCGCGCACGGCATGTTCACGATGGGCGCGGCCGTCGCGCTGGTCGAGGACTGGGCCGGGGACCCGGGCGCCGTCGTCGACTACCAGACGCGCTTCACCCGCCCCGTGCCGGTGCCGAACCCGGGTGTCGCGACGCTCGAGGTCACCGGGACCGTCGGGGCGGTCGACGCCGACGCCGGCACGGTCCGCGTCGACCTCACGGTCACGTTCGACGGCGCGCGCGTGCTCGGCAAGACGCAGGCGGTCGTCCGCGTCTGA
- the rpmG gene encoding 50S ribosomal protein L33, whose translation MASKSADVRPKITLACVDCKERNYITKKNRRNDPDRLELAKFCPRCGKHTAHRETR comes from the coding sequence GTGGCAAGCAAGAGCGCTGACGTTCGCCCCAAGATCACGCTGGCCTGCGTGGACTGCAAGGAGCGCAACTACATCACGAAGAAGAACCGTCGCAACGACCCGGACCGCCTGGAGCTCGCGAAGTTCTGCCCGCGCTGCGGCAAGCACACCGCGCACCGCGAGACCCGCTGA
- a CDS encoding FAS1-like dehydratase domain-containing protein codes for MSVNLAYVGREYPANAPYSVGREKLREFSGAVGATHPVHHDLVAARGAGYPDLVAPPTFAVVVAQRAEGQLIEDPEAGIDFSRVVHADERFTHHRPIVAGDELVTVLHVDSITERAGLAMVTTRCEIAALLPDGGTEPVSTVTSTLAVRGEGA; via the coding sequence GTGAGCGTCAACCTGGCCTACGTCGGCCGCGAGTACCCCGCCAACGCGCCGTACTCGGTGGGACGCGAGAAGCTGCGGGAGTTCTCGGGCGCCGTCGGCGCCACCCACCCCGTGCACCACGATCTCGTGGCGGCGCGGGGTGCGGGCTATCCGGACCTCGTCGCACCTCCGACCTTCGCGGTCGTCGTCGCCCAGCGGGCGGAGGGGCAGCTCATCGAGGACCCGGAGGCGGGCATCGACTTCTCGCGCGTCGTCCATGCGGACGAGCGCTTCACGCACCACCGGCCGATCGTCGCGGGCGACGAGCTCGTGACCGTGCTGCACGTGGACTCGATCACCGAGCGAGCCGGCCTCGCCATGGTCACCACGCGCTGCGAGATCGCCGCGCTCCTGCCCGACGGCGGCACCGAGCCGGTCTCGACCGTCACCTCCACCCTCGCCGTCCGCGGGGAGGGCGCATGA